The proteins below are encoded in one region of Styela clava chromosome 4, kaStyClav1.hap1.2, whole genome shotgun sequence:
- the LOC120327124 gene encoding uncharacterized protein LOC120327124, protein MMALGDIRIFNEEHIENRRNFIGNGGMGIVGLGRWKISDKNDGIQSGYPVAIKRLEIASGIDTIKQEAKMLWKLHEDCNYVLKMYGLMQSEFGICLVLEYMKFGNISDFFSYVQTGCGRNDTATRENLWPLKLRIVEQVSRGMEFLHSRKIIHCDLKAANVLLNQDVDVKICDFGLAKMKLLTTRPSSNPEGRKGGKLNNNPAGTVSHVAPELLEVNKSPTRSSDVYSFGVFIWEILTDKIPYSGVRSGDVIINDVQKGKRPDLSLVPSDSPDILVSTMKLAWQQDANIRPKFSDIYRLFQDFNANIARQIEDSKEFAIQAWHKGKFPSETVPKQIDSRPSNLRTNSEPFSSAVPYRILQQQQPILPQASPLLTSLRADELCISSGFDSHQRTDSTTSLLNEEHHTDYAKRCASPDVDLPQPEIHRGRCSCMKSPPFTHIFIGIIFASATFTIMHFVQPNQFERGCCLNCFNSPNSKLRSNCSSVKLKGDIAPPDTFCTFNCSDGAVLNVNSTALRCNKDGIWSGPLPFCRKIRQCSTLTPPANGGSVQCTNGNYENSKCTFECPEGFKMKFTGTDQSPTVTCQVDSISNFYWSGQEPYCEKVVQCGQPTTDGDVVVTCNTPKTSLYYRDTNKWQDTTYPNGTTCKFSCENAMSLDANETYGLCQDNGDWNMTSEIKCIEGCPHFADPPKSTHTCTIGRLENSRCTFKCDDNFTMVGSNNMVCHSGRWINPPPRCQCPSCRSGKNCENTVNFTESWQQMNATMKVVYDGHLIICADMDKVFTKKKKRSNTMYGCQCRDRVSNTNKQCNDPESPSQACKKAFATLILIMSFNETLTLPCDAESMPLACKYK, encoded by the exons ATGATGGCATTGGGTGATATACGGATATTCAATGAAGAGCATATTGAAAATAGGAGAAATTTCATTGGCAATGGTGGGATGGGTATCGTCGGTTTGGGACGGTGGAAAATATCGGATAAAAATGATGGAATTCAATCTGGTTACCCTGTGGCAATCAAGAGACTGGAAATTGCAAG CGGCATCGATACCATAAAACAAGAAGCGAAAATGTTATGGAAACTTCACGAAGACTGTAACTACGTATTAAAAATGTATGGGCTCATGCAGTCTGAATTCGGCATTTGCTTGGTTCTGGAATACAtgaaatttggaaatatttcagatttcttTTCTTATGTACAAACAGGCTGTGGGAGGAACGATACAGCCACAAGGGAAAACCTGTGGCCGTTAAAACTTCGAATTGTTGAGCAG GTTTCCCGTGGAATGGAATTTTTACACAGTCGAAAAATTATTCATTGTGACCTGAAGGCTGCAAATGTATTATTAAATCAAGACGTTGACGTAAAG ATATGTGACTTCGGTTTGGCGAAAATGAAACTATTGACTACGAGGCCTTCGTCGAACCCAGAAGGTCGCAAAG GTGGAAAGTTAAACAACAACCCTGCAGGCACGGTATCTCACGTGGCACCAGAACTTTTAGAAGTAAACAAGAGTCCAACTAGAAGCTCAGATGTTTACAG TTTTGGAGTTTTTATCTGGGAAATACTGACCGACAAAATTCCATATAGTG GTGTCAGAAGCGGTGACGTTATAATAAACGACGTGCAAAAGGGGAAAAGACCAGATTTATCATTAGTTCCTTCTGATAGTCCTGATATTCTAGTCTCAACAATGAAACTAGCGTGGCAACAGGACGCAAACATACGCCCGAAATTCAGTG ATATCTATCGACTGTTTCAAGATTTTAATGCCAATATTGCACGTCAGATTGAAGATTCAAAAGAATTTGCCATCCAAGCGTGG CATAAAGGAAAATTTCCAAGTGAAACAGTACCTAAACAGATCGATTCCAG GCCATCGAACCTACGAACAAATTCGGAACCGTTCAGTTCTGCAGTACCTTATAGAAtattacaacaacaacaaccaaTACTACCACAAGCTTCTCCACTTCTTACATCACTTCGTGCTGATGAACTGTGCATCAGTAGTGGTTTTGATAGTCACCAAAGAACAGATTCTACTACGTCGCTTTTAAATGAAG AACACCATACTGATTATGCCAAGCGCTGTGCATCGCCTGATGTCGATTTACCGCAGCCCGAGATTCACCGAGGAAGGTGTAGTTGTATGAAATCACCACCATTTACACACATCTTCATCGGTATTATATTTGCATCCGCGACATTCACAATAATGCATTTTGTGCAACCCAATCAATTTGAGAGAG GATGTTGTCTTAATTGCTTCAATTCACCAAACTCAAAGTTGAGGAGTAATTGTTCATCTGTAAAATTGAAGGGAGACATAGCACCTCCtgatacattctgtacgtttaaTTGTTCTGATGGTGCTGTGCTGAATGTAAACTCGACAGCATTGAGGTGCAACAAAGATGGAATATGGTCCGGGCCTCTACCATTTTGCAGAAAAA TTCGACAATGTTCCACCTTGACACCTCCTGCAAATGGTGGATCTGTACAATGCACTAACGGAAATTACGAAAATTCTAAATGCACTTTCGAATGTCCTGAAGGGTTCAAAATGAAATTCACAGGAACTGATCAATCTCCCACTGTAACATGCCAAGTTGATTCAATCTCAAACTTTTATTGGTCTGGACAAGAACCATATTGCGAAAAAG TGGTTCAATGTGGTCAGCCAACAACAGACGGCGACGTCGTTGTCACCTGTAACACACCAAAGACTAGTCTATATTATCGAGATACAAACAAATGGCAAGATACAACGTATCCTAATGGTACAACATGCAAGTTTTCATGCGAGAATGCAATGTCACTTGACGCAAATGAAACGTATGGTCTTTGTCAGGACAATGGTGATTGGAACATGACTTCAGAAATAAAATGCATCGAAG GATGTCCACATTTCGCTGATCCACCAAAAAGTACTCACACATGCACGATAGGTCGCCTTGAAAACAGCCGTTGCACTTTCAAGTGTGATGACAATTTTACTATGGTG GGTTCAAACAACATGGTTTGTCATTCTGGAAGATGGATTAATCCTCCTCCAAGATGTCAATGTCCTTCGTGTAGATCAGGGAAGAATTGTGAAAACACTGTCAACTTTACTGAGTCTTGGCAGCAAATGAATGCAACAATG AAAGTGGTGTATGATGGTCATCTAATAATATGTGCAGATATGGACAAGGTTTTTACGAAGAAAAAGAAGAGATCAAATACAATGTATGGATGCCAATGTAGAGATAGGGTTTCAAATACTAACAAACAGTGCAACGATCCTGAAAGTCCGTCGCAGGCATGCAAGAAAGCATTTGCAACcttgattttgattatgtctTTCAATGAAACTCTCACTTTGCCTTGTGACGCCGAAAGCATGCCTCTTGCTtgcaaatacaaataa
- the LOC120326206 gene encoding NADH-ubiquinone oxidoreductase 49 kDa subunit-like — protein MASILPRCRHLVKCLQINGNSNNVLHARIFSPLVTSKRTAQWQPDYDFIKDFLGQRVRYEHLEEPNPEKLEPEQEKVPTTVVPKLDSMKLNFGPQHPAAHGVLRLILELVGEVVIKADPHIGLLHRATEKLIEYKTYTQALPYFDRLDYVSMMVNEQCFSLAVERLLGITPPPRAQWIRVLFAEITRILNHLMGITTHALDIGAMTPFFWMFEEREKLMEFYERVSGARMHAAYVRPGGVSQDLPIGLLDDLYDWMIKFSARVDEMEEMLTGNRIWKQRTVDIGIVKSEDALNLGFSGVMLRGSGIKWDLRKSQPYDAYDQVEFDVPIGSNGDTYDRYLCRVEEMRQSLRIMEQCLNKMPPGDIKIDDNKISPPSRALMKQSMEAVIHHFKLFSEGYQVPPGATYTAVEAPKGEFGVYLVSDGSSKPYRCKIKAPGFAHLAATDFVCTGLMLPDLVAIIGTMDIVFGEVDR, from the exons ATGGCTTCCATATTGCCACGTTGTAGGCATCTGGTGAAATGCTTGCAAATAAATGGAAATTCCAATAATGTTTTACATGCAAGAATCTTCTCTCCCTTAGTGACGTCCAAGAG GACTGCTCAGTGGCAACCTGATTatgattttataaaagatttCTTGGGTCAACGAGTCCGATATGAACATCTTGAAGAACCAAATCCTGAGAAATTGGAGCCAGAGCAGGAAAAAG TACCAACGACTGTTGTACCCAAACTTGATTCAATGAAGTTGAATTTCGGACCGCAACATCCTGCAGCTCATGGAGTGCTCAGATTAATATTGGAACTTGTTGGAGAG GTGGTGATCAAGGCAGATCCGCACATAGGATTGCTCCATCGTGCAACAGAAAAACTAATCGAATACAAGACATATACACAG gctttgccatatttcgatcGATTAGATTATGTATCCATGATGGTGAATGAACAATGCTTCAGCCTTGCTGTTGAACGTCTTCTAGGTATAACACCACCACCCAGAGCACAGTGGATAAGAG TTCTGTTTGCTGAAATTACTCGAATCCTAAATCATCTGATGGGCATAACAACTCATGCACTTGATATTGGAGCAATGACTCCATTTTTCTGGATGTTTGAGGAAAGAGAAAAG CTGATGGAGTTTTATGAGAGAGTATCTGGTGCAAGAATGCATGCAGCATATGTTCGACCAGGAGGTGTCAGTCAAGATCTTCCAATTGGATTACTTGATGATTTATACGATTGGATGATCAAATTTTCAGCTCGTGTTGATGAAATGGAAGag ATGTTGACTGGCAATCGTATATGGAAGCAAAGAACAGTAGATATTGGTATTGTCAAATCTGAAGATGCTTTGAATCTTGGGTTcag TGGTGTCATGCTCCGTGGATCTGGAATTAAATGGGATCTTCGCAAATCACAACCATATGATGCTTATGATCAAGTTGAATTCGATGTTCCCATCGGGTCTAATGGGGATACCTATGACAG ATATCTTTGTCGGGTTGAGGAAATGAGACAATCCTTACGAATAATGGAACAATGTTTGAATAAAATGCCACCAGGAGATATTAAAATTGATGACAACAAAATATCACCACCTAGTCGTGCTCTAATGAAA CAATCGATGGAGGCAGTCATTCATCATTTCAAGTTATTTTCAGAAGGTTATCAAGTCCCACCAGGTGCAACATACACAGCGGTTGAAGCTCCGAAG GGTGAATTTGGTGTGTATTTGGTCTCGGATGGATCTAGTAAGCCATACAGATGTAAAATAAAAGCCCCAGGATTCGCCCATTTG
- the LOC120326205 gene encoding gamma-tubulin complex component 5-like, with protein sequence MISDLKLSKKVTNATARLVKSLTCYEEGGRNHDACKAFALSRFQHHSFLDVNECKVERWIDGMCEKFLINSQPRKAELLKNLKVSFSESNICESSGTGSRIHYCLLSILLNLSENPVNTDYVQLNSPQKQDCGLFDWPKYLLQGEELPYPTQWAWDDTPPTSEDEELILHDVLHRNDTTLNTSITLKSKENKIKNINKLQVCCELVPEYWKANKTSIHCDLESFRKLSESDIKEVYILREVLWLLSGEQNLHVFPFVNGKHVPNAEIKTNHATPTSYLTALLKIARYGDIVRNIINFTFTTSQQECQTYQAFSESLLNFMKSFRADLMSLQRRIFLHEETLLLGNVIKILSPRLHELSVIHDVLQNSVSLDKPSDSNAKKSSRLLGTLYNSILDQSDCLTKSLKQSQLWNVLIQLWADALCPYFDMMDEWMSHGSLIDPYYEFIVQRSPICHDVKSEAFWNDAFILASEDCMKHLSWLRSVLHNVIVAGKSMEVLLALGKVEKNESKLSFHDAFIHSMSTSVNTITKNPQKENLFEGKSACDSMLLLNFKRLFEDSDMPDVGFNATATNVDKQIHVPTIIQSSLHNLVKVKSQTADQALLQMFLNQYKLIFNIECFHKFYLMEWGDVIFDFTSTIFRKMSSGEYWEDIMSLRASLQEAISDRDPEAALPFITVTLNRSKHTTNNAHNLIQATDIIELYFDINWPLNVIFTDWVRESYNSIFGYLMQMKHCLFCLQNLKFNTIQPKSKSETGFSLVYAHRLALLRSKILRLILHWHNFVMTSVIQAEKEVFFTHIGAADNIDDIIKAHHKFLDRVMTLCLLHEKKQADKMIQGTLRKIFNLAVILHLKWNRGLESISIESLNKYESEYKECSDFLGIILQNLVSRGAVPLSLESLAFFLLS encoded by the coding sequence ATGATTTCCGATCTAAAACTCAGCAAGAAGGTTACAAATGCAACGGCAAGACTTGTTAAAAGTTTAACATGCTATGAAGAAGGAGGCAGAAATCATGATGCTTGTAAAGCGTTTGCATTGTCCAGGTTCCAGCATCATAGCTTTCTTGATGTTAACGAATGCAAGGTAGAACGTTGGATTGATGGGATGTGTGAAAAATTTCTGATTAATTCACAACCGCGTAAAGCAGAACTTCTTAAAAACCTCAAGGTGTCATTTTCTGAATCGAACATTTGTGAGTCATCTGGCACTGGAAGTCGAATACATTACTGTCTTCTGTCAATATTGTTGAATTTATCAGAAAACCCTGTCAACACAGATTACGTTCAACTAAATTCTCCACAAAAACAAGACTGTGGGTTGTTTGACTGGCCCAAATATTTATTACAAGGGGAAGAACTTCCATATCCGACACAGTGGGCTTGGGATGATACCCCACCAACTTCTGAGGATGAAGAACTAATTTTACATGATGTCCTGCACAGAAATGATACAACACTCAATACCTCAATAACCTTAAAGTccaaagaaaataaaattaagaacATTAATAAACTACAGGTATGTTGCGAATTAGTACCAGAATATTGGAAAGCTAACAAAACTAGTATACACTGTGATTTGGAAAGTTTCCGCAAACTATCAGAATCTGATATTAAAGAAGTTTACATACTCAGAGAAGTTTTGTGGCTTCTGAGTGGGGAGCAAAATCTTCATGTTTTTCCATTTGTAAATGGCAAACACGTTCCAAATGCAGAAATTAAAACTAATCATGCTACTCCAACATCATATTTGACTGCTTTGTTAAAGATCGCGAGGTATGGTGACATAGTGCGGAATATCATCAATTTCACATTCACCACATCACAACAGGAGTGTCAAACCTATCAAGCATTCTCAGAATCTCTTCTAAATTTCATGAAATCATTCCGTGCCGACTTAATGAGCCTGCAGCGGCGTATCTTTCTTCATGAGGAAACTTTATTGTTAGGAAATGTTATAAAAATTCTCTCTCCTCGGTTACATGAACTTTCAGTAATTCATGATGTTTTGCAAAACAGTGTCTCTCTAGACAAACCCAGCGATTCTAATGCTAAAAAATCATCTCGCTTATTGGGGACTTTGTATAATAGCATATTGGATCAATCTGATTGTCTTACAAAATCTTTGAAGCAGTCGCAATTATGGAATGTTCTCATTCAACTTTGGGCAGATGCtctttgtccttattttgataTGATGGATGAATGGATGTCTCATGGATCCCTTATTGACCCTTACTATGAATTTATAGTACAACGCTCACCTATTTGTCACGATGTCAAGTCTGAAGCTTTTTGGAATGATGCATTTATTTTGGCATCAGAAGATTGTATGAAACATTTATCGTGGTTGCGTAGTGTTCTGCACAATGTTATTGTTGCAGGTAAATCAATGGAGGTATTGCTTGCCTTAggaaaagttgagaaaaatgAATCTAAATTAAGTTTTCATGATGCATTTATTCATAGTATGTCTACAAGCGTGAATACAATTACCAAAAATCCCCAAAAGGAAAATCTGTTTGAAGGAAAGAGTGCATGTGATAGCATGTTACTGTTGAATTTTAAAAGATTGTTTGAAGATTCAGATATGCCTGATGTTGGATTTAATGCAACTGCAACAAATGTTGACAAGCAAATACATGTCCCCACCATAATTCAAAGTTCACTTCATAATTTGGTTAAAGTTAAGTCTCAAACTGCTGATCAAGCCTTGCTgcaaatgtttttaaatcagtacaaacttattttcaatattgaatgCTTTCATAAATTTTACCTAATGGAATGGGGTGATGTTATATTTGACTTCACTTCAACCATTTTTCGAAAAATGAGTTCTGGTGAATATTGGGAAGACATTATGAGTCTGAGAGCATCTCTTCAGGAGGCAATATCCGACAGAGATCCCGAAGCTGCTCTTCCTTTTATAACAGTGACTTTGAATAGATCAAAACATACTACAAATAATGCTCATAATTTGATTCAGGCGACAGATATTATAGAGTTGTATTTTGATATCAACTGGCCACTAAATGTTATTTTTACCGACTGGGTCAGAGAATCCTATAATTCAATATTTGGATATTTGATGCAGATGAAACACTGTTTGTTTTGTCTacaaaatttgaagtttaacACTATTCAGCCAAAGTCTAAATCTGAAACCGGGTTCAGTTTGGTATATGCTCATCGGCTTGCCCTACTTCGTTCAAAAATATTGCGACTAATATTGCATTGGCATAATTTCGTTATGACGAGTGTAATCCAAGCAGAAAAAGAGGTATTTTTCACCCACATTGGTGCAGCAGACAATATTGATGACATTATTAAAGCTCACCACAAATTTTTGGACCGTGTTATGACTTTGTGTCTTCTACATGAAAAGAAACAAGCAGACAAGATGATACAAGGAACActgcgtaaaatatttaatctcgCAGTTATTTTACATCTAAAGTGGAACAGAGGACTTGAGTCTATTTCCATTGAgagtttgaataaatatgaatcGGAATACAAGGAATGCAGTGATTTCCTTGGTATTATTTTACAAAACCTCGTTAGTAGAGGAGCTGTACCATTGAGTCTTGAATCTCTGGCTTTTTTTTTGCtgtcataa